The sequence CAAATTTCAGTACCAGAAGAAGCGTGTCCTCTGGGCTTAGCACCAACGACTAGTACCACTGCTACTTTGGTGATGGGTGATGCATTAGCCGTTGCACTTTTACAAGCGCGAGGCTTCACCGCTCAAGATTTTGCACTGTCTCACCCAGGTGGCGCTTTAGGTCGTCAACTGTTGTTGAAACTCGACGACATCATGCACACCGGTGATGCTCTTCCTGTTGTAGCACCCGACGCATTAGTAAGGGACGCTCTACTAGAGATATCTCAGAAAGGCTTGGGCATGACAGCCATCGTTGGTGAAGATGGTCAAATGGCCGGTATTTTTACCGATGGTGATTTACGTCGTATCTTAGACAAACGCGTTGATATTCATAACACTCAGATCGGCGATGTAATGACACTGAATCCGACGGTAGCAGAACCCAACATGCTTGCGGTTGAAGGCCTAAACTTGATGCAAGCGAAGAGCATCAATGGCCTGATGTTGTGCCAAGAAGGCAAACTGGTTGGAGCGCTAAACATGCATGACTTACTGAAAGCAGGAGTAATGTAATGACACAGACAGTCGAAACTCTCTATGGCACAGTCGATGCTGATGTATTTGCAGTAGCCAAAGAGATCAAACTTCTAATTTGCGATGTAGACGGTGTCTTCTCAGATGGTCGCATCTACATGGGCAACAATGGTGAAGAGCTGAAAACCTTCCACACTCGTGACGGTTACGGCATCAAGTCACTGATGAACGCTGGCATTGAAATCGCGATCATCACTGGTCGTAAATCTCAGATTGTTGAAAATCGAATGACGGCTTTGGGTATCAAACTTATTTATCAAGGCCAAGACGATAAAGTTAAGGCATACCAAGATATTTGCGATAAGCTTTCTGTAAGCCCTGAAAATACAGGTTACATCGGAGACGATCTGATCGACTGGCCTGTAATGGAAAAAGTCGGCTTGAAGGTATGTGTGGCAGATGGTCACCCGCTACTTGCAAAGCGTGCAAACTACGTGACAACCATTAACGGTGGTCATGGTGCGGTACGTGAAGTCTGCGACCTTATTTTACAAGCAAGAAATGAACTCGACGTGCATAAAGGTTTAAGCATATGAGTTTTACTCGTATTATCTATTTAATACTAATATTTATTGCCTCTTGGTCGACCTATTATCTGTACGACAAAGAGCAAACATCGACGATACAAGTGGCTCCAAATTTGGAGCTGCCCGCGTTTAGTGGCAAAAGTCTGAACAACATTAGCTATGACCAATCTGGTATCCGTAGTTATCAAGTTGAATCGACCTATTTAGAACACTACTCAGTGGTTGGCGACACGCACTTTCAAAACCCTGTCCTTTCGGTATTCCGTGAAGGACACACTATTGAATGGCAAGTCACCGCTGATCGCGCGATTATGGATGAGAATCAAGTTGTCACTTTTTATGACAACGTAGTGGCAAAGAACCTGCTGCCAGAAGCGAGCTTCGATACGATGACCACAGATAAAATGGTTGTTGAGCTAACTAGCCGAGATTTTTATTCAGAGACTCCGGTCCATATGATCGGTACATTTTTTGAAACTGAGGGGCAAGCAATGAAGGGTAACTTCGGTACCAACAATGCAACCCTCTTTAATTCTGTTCAAGGTAGATATGAAACTCTTACACCTTAGTTTATTCGCTTTGACCCTTGCGGCGCCTAATGTCTATGCCCTTTCTTCGGATAGCGAGCAACCTGTCTACATTGACTCTGACAGCCAGCAATTGGATATGAAAAGTAACCAAGTGACTTTCCTTGGTGATGTAAACCTTAAGCAAGGTAGCATCAACATCAATGCCGATAAGGTTATTGTTACTCGTAACGCCGTAAATGGTGAGATTGAAGAAATTCAAGGCTTCGGTAAGCCAGCAACCTTCTCTCAGCTTACTGACGACGGGAAAACACTCTACGGTGAAGCTGATGACTTACATTACCAGCTTGTTGCTGACCGATTGATCATGACCAAGAATGCGATGCTATCTCAAGATGGCAGCATCATTCGTGGTTCTAAGATCACTTACCAGATCGGCTCTCAGAAATTAGTCGCTGACAGTGGTGAGAACAAACGTGTGTCAACGGTTTTACAACCAACGGAAGTGAATAAGTAACGATGGCTGTCTTAAAAGCAAAAAACCTAGCGAAAACATACAGCAAGCGTAAGGTAGTAACCGACGTTAGCTTGCAGGTGGAGTCAGGTCAGATTGTTGGCCTGCTTGGACCAAACGGTGCAGGTAAAACCACGTCGTTCTACATGATTGTTGGTCTGGTTGCGCGTGATGAAGGTACCATCAGCATTGATGACCGAGACATCAGTATCTTACCAATGCACAGTCGTTCACGTCTTGGTATCGGTTACCTACCTCAAGAAGCGTCTATCTTCCGTAAGCTATCTGTTGAGAACAATATCATGGCGGTTTTACAAACCCGTGATGAGATGACCAACGAACAGCGTCAAGATAAGCTAGAAGACCTTTTAGAAGAATTCCACATCCAACATATCCGCACCAGTAATGGTATGGCTCTGTCGGGTGGTGAGCGTCGTCGTGTTGAG is a genomic window of Vibrio sp. ED004 containing:
- the kdsC gene encoding 3-deoxy-manno-octulosonate-8-phosphatase KdsC; this translates as MTQTVETLYGTVDADVFAVAKEIKLLICDVDGVFSDGRIYMGNNGEELKTFHTRDGYGIKSLMNAGIEIAIITGRKSQIVENRMTALGIKLIYQGQDDKVKAYQDICDKLSVSPENTGYIGDDLIDWPVMEKVGLKVCVADGHPLLAKRANYVTTINGGHGAVREVCDLILQARNELDVHKGLSI
- the kdsD gene encoding arabinose-5-phosphate isomerase KdsD; this translates as MSQPFDYRSVAKQVLETEVAGLTQLDQYFNDDFCKACDLILNNKGKVVVMGMGKSGHIGNKIAATLASTGTSAFFVHPGEAAHGDLGMIEPGDIVIAISNSGESGEILSLFPVLKRLNIKIISMTGKPASNMATLSDIHLQISVPEEACPLGLAPTTSTTATLVMGDALAVALLQARGFTAQDFALSHPGGALGRQLLLKLDDIMHTGDALPVVAPDALVRDALLEISQKGLGMTAIVGEDGQMAGIFTDGDLRRILDKRVDIHNTQIGDVMTLNPTVAEPNMLAVEGLNLMQAKSINGLMLCQEGKLVGALNMHDLLKAGVM
- the lptB gene encoding LPS export ABC transporter ATP-binding protein is translated as MAVLKAKNLAKTYSKRKVVTDVSLQVESGQIVGLLGPNGAGKTTSFYMIVGLVARDEGTISIDDRDISILPMHSRSRLGIGYLPQEASIFRKLSVENNIMAVLQTRDEMTNEQRQDKLEDLLEEFHIQHIRTSNGMALSGGERRRVEIARALAANPQFILLDEPFAGVDPISVIDIKKIIVHLRDRGLGVLITDHNVRETLDVCEKAYIVSQGHLIAEGTPEDVLNNEQVKQVYLGEQFRL
- the lptA gene encoding lipopolysaccharide transport periplasmic protein LptA, with translation MKLLHLSLFALTLAAPNVYALSSDSEQPVYIDSDSQQLDMKSNQVTFLGDVNLKQGSININADKVIVTRNAVNGEIEEIQGFGKPATFSQLTDDGKTLYGEADDLHYQLVADRLIMTKNAMLSQDGSIIRGSKITYQIGSQKLVADSGENKRVSTVLQPTEVNK
- the lptC gene encoding LPS export ABC transporter periplasmic protein LptC, with amino-acid sequence MSFTRIIYLILIFIASWSTYYLYDKEQTSTIQVAPNLELPAFSGKSLNNISYDQSGIRSYQVESTYLEHYSVVGDTHFQNPVLSVFREGHTIEWQVTADRAIMDENQVVTFYDNVVAKNLLPEASFDTMTTDKMVVELTSRDFYSETPVHMIGTFFETEGQAMKGNFGTNNATLFNSVQGRYETLTP